One genomic region from Nitrospira sp. encodes:
- a CDS encoding CbbQ/NirQ/NorQ/GpvN family protein: MNEGRMATASKGQEQEIDRYRIAQEPFYADVRGEVGLFTIAAKSRMPVMLKGPTGCGKTRFVQHMAYRLGRPLITVACHEDLTASDLVGRYLLKGQETVWMDGPLTLGVKQGAIVYLDEIVEARKDTTVIIHPLSDDRRLLPIEKKGQVIEAVDDFMLVISYNPGYQSILKDLKQSTKQRFMAIEFDYPVPEIEAQVVEREAGVSPEIAQRLVKVAGKVRNLKNHGLEEGVSTRLLIYAATLIKQGIPAERACDVALARPITDDPDMLRSIVEVVKAVF; the protein is encoded by the coding sequence ATGAACGAGGGGCGAATGGCGACGGCTTCGAAAGGGCAGGAACAAGAGATCGACCGGTATCGGATCGCACAGGAGCCCTTTTATGCCGACGTGCGGGGCGAGGTTGGGCTGTTCACCATCGCCGCCAAGAGCCGGATGCCGGTCATGCTCAAGGGCCCGACCGGCTGCGGGAAAACACGGTTCGTCCAACACATGGCCTACCGGTTGGGGCGGCCCCTCATCACCGTGGCTTGCCATGAAGACCTCACTGCGTCCGATCTCGTCGGCCGGTACCTCTTGAAGGGCCAGGAGACGGTATGGATGGACGGCCCGCTCACCCTTGGAGTGAAGCAAGGAGCGATCGTCTACCTGGACGAGATCGTCGAAGCCCGCAAAGACACCACGGTTATTATCCATCCTCTGAGTGATGACCGTCGGCTCCTACCGATCGAGAAGAAGGGGCAGGTCATCGAGGCGGTCGATGATTTCATGCTGGTTATCTCCTACAACCCCGGCTACCAAAGTATTCTCAAAGATCTGAAACAAAGCACCAAGCAACGATTCATGGCCATCGAGTTCGACTATCCGGTGCCGGAGATCGAGGCGCAGGTTGTGGAACGTGAGGCGGGTGTGAGCCCCGAGATCGCGCAACGGCTCGTGAAGGTTGCCGGGAAAGTCCGCAATCTGAAGAATCACGGGCTCGAAGAGGGCGTCAGCACCAGACTGCTCATTTACGCTGCAACGTTGATCAAGCAAGGCATTCCGGCTGAGCGTGCCTGCGATGTGGCCCTTGCCCGTCCGATCACCGATGATCCGGACATGTTGCGCAGCATCGTCGAAGTCGTGAAGGCAGTGTTCTGA
- a CDS encoding PAS domain S-box protein gives MTASSPAASSRRSYPWLPVLIVGMTIVAFVIGVVMLRSIEVRMVEATGENLTLASAEIADKLDRLLFERHADVRMMARAFSDRSADRKYINEYLQWMKETYAPVYLWLGVTDPHGRMVASTDSATIGLDYGRSGWFERVRDTGTVQVDEVEIHESNNKIESIAFTAPIVNASGQFLGAVTTRIGLPMLEDVLIETVREIQQTEGAAGPFEYQFLTKAGVVFVDSASAAVERTNLRELGLPSVLLSGSGKAGYVEEMHVRRRVPVVTGYSQTKGYSEYSGLQWTILLRIDRDVILLPIRAMMWKLGIAGVVVWIPMVGLLLWATGRLRDQHRQAQQESEWARAAEAALLQSQERNRVIVDTALDAVISMDAGGIITDWNAQAVNIFGWEREEALGRRVSETVIPARDREAHERGLRHFLESGQGALLNRRIEMMGNHRDGHEFPVEITISPARLGDAYIFSAFIRDITARKRTERQLASQYAVTRVLAESRTLEEAGPKILQAICESLEWELGIFWRLDRQSSVLRCLDVWQSPGLNAEEFVLETWQHTFSIGQGLPGRIWQAGEPTWIKDVVQEANFPRGAAASRVGLHGAFGFPVRVGTEVEGIIELFRREIKQPDEQLLKMVADVGLKIGQFGDRARAEEALRRTEAQLQQSQKMEAVGRLAGGVAHDFNNMLTVIRGYSELVLSRLSSTDGFRKELEEVKKAADRASGLTGQLLAFSRRQFIAPKVLDLNSVIHNMEGMLRRLLGEDIVELCTVLDSGLGQVKADPGQVEQVIMNLAVNARDAMPSGGRLTVETANVHFGPRRNRPPMGAEPGSYIALIVRDTGHGMDEDTQSHVFEPFFTTKEKGKGTGLGLSTVYGIVKQSGGFIEVESKPSRGATFKIFFPRVEAASQEAESVAVGGDSVRGRETVLLVEDEPGVRRLVNETLRLHGYTVLEARHGIEALLTGAKHAGPIHLLLTDVVMPQMSGPEVAEKLATVRPEVKVLYMSGYPDHPAFSKGGIDTEHSFLQKPFTPTTLAQKVREVLDGSKVG, from the coding sequence ATGACTGCGTCCTCCCCTGCCGCGTCCTCACGCCGTTCGTATCCTTGGTTGCCCGTCTTGATCGTCGGGATGACGATCGTGGCGTTCGTGATTGGGGTCGTCATGCTGCGCTCGATCGAAGTGCGGATGGTGGAGGCGACGGGAGAAAATCTCACGCTCGCCTCGGCGGAGATAGCGGATAAGCTCGACCGCCTGCTCTTTGAACGGCACGCCGATGTGCGCATGATGGCCCGAGCGTTCTCGGACCGTTCCGCTGATCGGAAGTATATCAATGAATATCTGCAGTGGATGAAGGAAACCTACGCGCCGGTCTATTTGTGGCTGGGGGTAACCGATCCTCATGGACGCATGGTGGCTTCGACGGACTCTGCGACCATCGGTCTGGACTATGGCCGGAGCGGCTGGTTCGAGCGTGTCCGCGATACCGGAACGGTGCAGGTCGACGAAGTCGAAATCCACGAATCGAATAACAAGATCGAGTCGATCGCCTTCACGGCTCCCATCGTCAACGCGAGTGGTCAGTTTCTCGGAGCGGTCACGACCCGCATCGGACTGCCGATGCTGGAGGACGTTCTGATCGAGACGGTGCGTGAAATTCAGCAGACCGAAGGCGCGGCGGGGCCATTCGAGTATCAATTTTTGACCAAGGCCGGTGTGGTGTTTGTCGATTCCGCGTCGGCCGCGGTGGAGCGGACCAATCTTCGCGAGCTGGGGTTGCCCTCGGTACTGCTGAGCGGATCGGGCAAGGCCGGGTACGTCGAGGAAATGCATGTGCGCCGTCGTGTGCCGGTGGTGACGGGATATTCACAGACCAAGGGGTATAGCGAGTATTCGGGGTTGCAGTGGACGATTCTTTTGCGGATCGATCGCGACGTCATTCTTCTGCCGATCCGGGCGATGATGTGGAAGTTGGGCATTGCCGGTGTGGTGGTCTGGATTCCGATGGTGGGATTGCTGCTCTGGGCCACCGGACGACTGCGTGATCAGCATCGGCAGGCGCAACAAGAGAGTGAATGGGCACGGGCCGCAGAAGCGGCGCTGTTGCAAAGCCAGGAACGCAATCGGGTCATTGTCGACACGGCGCTGGATGCCGTCATTTCCATGGACGCGGGGGGCATCATTACCGATTGGAATGCCCAGGCCGTCAACATCTTCGGATGGGAACGGGAGGAAGCGCTCGGTCGCCGTGTATCGGAAACAGTGATTCCCGCGCGCGACCGGGAAGCACATGAACGCGGGTTGCGCCATTTCCTGGAGAGTGGACAAGGTGCGTTGCTCAATCGACGGATCGAGATGATGGGCAATCATCGAGATGGCCACGAATTCCCCGTGGAAATTACCATCTCACCCGCCAGATTGGGCGATGCGTACATTTTCAGCGCCTTCATCCGGGACATTACGGCCCGCAAGCGGACTGAGCGGCAGCTGGCCTCTCAATATGCCGTCACCCGCGTGTTGGCCGAATCACGGACGTTGGAGGAAGCCGGTCCGAAAATTCTCCAGGCGATCTGTGAAAGTCTGGAATGGGAACTGGGTATTTTCTGGCGGCTGGACCGGCAAAGCAGTGTGTTGCGCTGCTTGGATGTCTGGCAATCACCGGGGCTGAATGCCGAAGAGTTTGTGCTGGAGACCTGGCAGCATACGTTTTCGATCGGCCAGGGGCTTCCAGGACGGATTTGGCAGGCAGGGGAGCCCACCTGGATCAAGGATGTGGTGCAAGAGGCGAATTTCCCTCGCGGCGCAGCGGCCTCCCGGGTCGGGTTGCATGGTGCGTTTGGATTTCCTGTGCGAGTCGGCACGGAGGTAGAGGGCATCATCGAGTTGTTCCGGCGCGAAATCAAACAGCCGGATGAACAGTTGTTGAAAATGGTGGCCGATGTCGGGCTCAAGATCGGGCAATTCGGCGATCGGGCCCGGGCTGAGGAGGCCTTGCGCCGCACGGAGGCGCAGCTCCAGCAGTCGCAGAAGATGGAGGCCGTCGGACGACTGGCCGGCGGGGTCGCCCACGACTTCAATAACATGCTGACGGTGATTCGAGGGTACAGCGAATTGGTGTTGAGCCGGCTCTCATCGACCGATGGATTCAGGAAGGAGCTGGAAGAGGTCAAAAAGGCGGCGGATCGTGCCTCCGGTCTCACGGGGCAGTTGCTGGCCTTCAGCCGGCGGCAGTTCATTGCGCCGAAGGTGTTGGACCTGAATTCCGTGATCCACAACATGGAGGGCATGCTCAGGCGATTGCTGGGCGAGGACATCGTGGAGCTGTGTACGGTGCTCGACTCCGGGTTAGGGCAGGTGAAGGCGGATCCCGGACAGGTCGAACAGGTCATCATGAATCTGGCCGTGAATGCGCGTGATGCCATGCCGAGCGGCGGCCGATTGACCGTGGAAACGGCCAACGTCCACTTTGGCCCGCGCCGGAATCGTCCGCCGATGGGCGCCGAGCCAGGCTCCTATATTGCGCTGATTGTGCGCGATACGGGACATGGGATGGACGAGGATACGCAGTCGCACGTGTTTGAGCCATTTTTTACCACCAAGGAAAAGGGCAAGGGGACGGGGCTCGGTTTGTCGACCGTGTACGGCATCGTCAAGCAGAGCGGTGGGTTCATCGAAGTGGAGAGCAAGCCGAGTCGTGGTGCTACCTTCAAAATATTCTTCCCTCGTGTGGAAGCCGCTAGTCAGGAGGCCGAATCGGTGGCCGTCGGCGGTGACTCGGTTCGAGGGCGTGAGACGGTGTTGCTGGTGGAGGATGAACCGGGGGTTCGGCGGTTGGTCAATGAAACACTGCGGCTCCATGGGTATACCGTGTTGGAGGCTCGCCACGGGATTGAAGCTTTGCTCACCGGCGCCAAGCACGCGGGGCCGATTCATTTGCTCCTCACGGATGTCGTGATGCCGCAAATGAGCGGCCCTGAAGTCGCTGAGAAGCTGGCGACGGTTCGTCCGGAGGTCAAGGTGCTGTACATGTCGGGCTACCCGGACCATCCGGCCTTCTCCAAAGGCGGCATCGATACCGAACATTCGTTCCTGCAAAAGCCCTTCACCCCGACGACACTGGCACAAAAGGTTCGTGAAGTGTTGGATGGCTCAAAGGTCGGCTGA
- a CDS encoding DUF2156 domain-containing protein, producing MTSPFVQASAASPSRPVGQSLLQIVPSTACLHCDVCCRFPESTSFLRPFFTADEIQSAVKAGLSPGLFPDAEGAQIELVPNPSGEGYLCPAFDPATSECRIYAVRPLDCRLYPFALMWNAAHTEVLLGWDTKCPYMRDLRSAPIEQAAEDVAQWIEAEATVETLARYPRLIGRFQDDVIVLRPLARVTERLQQGKLRVRTQPLTIQDRPRLESALAESPGAQETPLAAASLAFHYIWRHRLTYSWADLHGHLCLFADSPDGIFLVLPPLGKGPVVDSVAAAFRFMRERNGQSPVTRMDNVPEASVAELRAAGYVVTAREPDYLYAAADMAELAGDAYRSPRAACNRFLREQGGVFEPYDPRDRLACLSLFQQWREQKQQAGTDDWAQALLEDASGAHEAALSGYEELGLTGAVVRVEGRIRAYSMGMWLNESVFCVLLEVADRDMVGAGPFIFREFCRQARDKGAWWINTMDDSGLPSLARAKHWYRPARLLPNYTVTEPRR from the coding sequence ATGACGAGTCCATTCGTTCAAGCTTCCGCGGCGAGTCCGTCACGGCCCGTCGGTCAGTCCCTCCTGCAGATCGTGCCGAGCACGGCCTGTCTTCACTGTGACGTCTGTTGCCGATTCCCTGAGTCGACCAGTTTTCTACGCCCGTTCTTTACGGCGGACGAAATTCAGTCGGCGGTGAAGGCCGGTCTGTCACCGGGGCTATTTCCCGATGCGGAGGGCGCCCAAATCGAATTGGTGCCGAATCCGTCAGGCGAGGGCTATCTCTGTCCGGCATTTGATCCTGCCACCTCGGAGTGCCGCATCTATGCTGTGCGCCCACTCGACTGTCGGCTGTATCCCTTTGCCTTGATGTGGAATGCCGCGCATACAGAGGTGCTGCTCGGTTGGGATACGAAGTGTCCGTACATGCGAGACCTCCGCTCTGCCCCCATCGAGCAAGCGGCCGAGGACGTCGCGCAGTGGATCGAGGCGGAGGCCACCGTGGAGACGCTGGCGCGGTATCCCAGGCTGATCGGACGATTCCAGGATGATGTGATTGTGCTTCGCCCCTTGGCGCGGGTGACTGAACGTCTCCAACAGGGGAAGCTACGCGTGCGGACGCAGCCCTTGACCATTCAGGACCGTCCCCGGCTGGAGTCTGCCCTGGCCGAAAGCCCGGGCGCTCAGGAGACGCCTCTTGCAGCTGCCTCGTTGGCCTTTCATTACATCTGGCGCCATCGCCTGACTTATTCCTGGGCCGACCTGCACGGGCATCTGTGCCTGTTTGCCGATTCACCGGACGGAATCTTTCTGGTCCTCCCTCCGCTTGGCAAGGGACCGGTCGTTGATTCAGTGGCTGCGGCGTTTCGCTTTATGCGTGAGCGAAATGGACAGTCCCCAGTCACGAGAATGGACAATGTCCCGGAGGCGTCCGTCGCGGAACTGCGCGCTGCGGGATATGTCGTGACGGCGAGGGAACCGGATTATCTCTATGCGGCCGCCGACATGGCCGAGCTTGCCGGGGATGCGTATCGATCGCCTCGAGCGGCCTGTAACCGGTTTCTCCGTGAGCAGGGAGGAGTATTCGAGCCCTATGACCCACGTGATCGACTGGCCTGTCTGAGCCTGTTCCAACAGTGGCGTGAACAGAAGCAGCAGGCCGGGACAGACGATTGGGCCCAGGCCCTGCTGGAGGATGCTTCAGGGGCTCATGAGGCGGCGCTGTCTGGGTATGAGGAATTAGGCTTGACCGGGGCGGTGGTGCGAGTCGAAGGACGGATTCGAGCCTACTCCATGGGGATGTGGCTGAACGAGTCGGTGTTCTGTGTCTTGCTGGAAGTGGCGGATCGGGATATGGTGGGGGCAGGGCCGTTCATATTTCGTGAATTCTGTCGCCAAGCTCGCGACAAAGGGGCATGGTGGATCAATACCATGGATGATTCCGGTCTCCCGAGTCTGGCTCGCGCCAAACACTGGTATCGTCCTGCGCGATTGTTGCCCAATTACACTGTGACGGAGCCTCGACGATGA
- a CDS encoding glutathione S-transferase N-terminal domain-containing protein, translating into MALTLYHVQWCPDCAVVRDRLDELNIPYEGVIVQDFRPMRTQVYEVSGQYYVPVLKDGDTVLTETHDILAHLQTHYDKAQP; encoded by the coding sequence ATGGCTCTGACGCTGTATCATGTCCAATGGTGTCCCGATTGCGCGGTCGTCCGCGACCGTCTTGATGAATTGAACATCCCCTACGAGGGAGTGATCGTACAGGATTTTCGCCCCATGCGCACCCAAGTCTACGAAGTGTCGGGGCAATATTATGTTCCGGTCCTGAAGGACGGGGATACGGTGCTGACAGAAACCCACGACATTCTCGCTCACCTGCAGACACACTACGATAAGGCGCAACCGTGA
- a CDS encoding KamA family radical SAM protein produces the protein MEDWRRILADSVVKPKDLAERLGVDPKDIEDIVGDYPMRITPTVLGTIKEKGDAIWKQVVPDRAEMADADAEDDPLEEDLMSPVPHLVHRYPDRVLLMVTNQCPIYCRFCTRKRLVGKPGFLKKGELDRAIAYLREHQEVRDVILSGGDPLLLPDHLLERILKSLRTIPHLEVIRIGTRVPGSLPERITPKLCEIIKKYHPFYMNLHFNHPDELTPEVKRACGMLADAGVPLGAQTVLLKGVNDDPEIMKRLMHQLLLARVKPYYLYQADLTKGTNHFRTSVETGLRIIKALQGHTSGMAVPHFVIDAPGGGGKIPLLPGDYLVNLDEDSAVLRNYENNTYHYPQPGSAHGRELPMVGAHPSWGTAANGCDGGSDHL, from the coding sequence GTGGAGGATTGGAGACGCATCCTGGCCGACAGCGTGGTGAAGCCGAAGGATCTGGCCGAACGGCTCGGAGTCGACCCGAAGGATATCGAAGACATCGTGGGGGACTACCCCATGCGCATCACCCCGACGGTGCTGGGCACCATCAAGGAGAAAGGCGATGCGATTTGGAAACAGGTCGTCCCTGATCGTGCGGAAATGGCCGATGCCGACGCGGAAGACGATCCGCTCGAAGAGGACCTGATGAGCCCCGTCCCGCATCTGGTCCACCGGTACCCCGACCGCGTCCTGCTCATGGTCACCAATCAATGTCCGATCTATTGCCGCTTCTGTACGAGAAAGCGACTGGTGGGTAAACCGGGATTCCTGAAAAAGGGAGAGCTCGACCGGGCCATTGCCTACTTGCGCGAACACCAGGAAGTACGGGACGTCATTCTGTCCGGCGGAGACCCCCTGCTGCTGCCGGATCATCTCTTGGAGCGGATTCTCAAATCACTCCGTACGATCCCCCATTTGGAAGTGATCCGGATCGGCACGCGGGTGCCTGGCAGCCTGCCGGAACGCATCACGCCCAAACTCTGCGAGATCATCAAAAAGTACCATCCGTTCTATATGAACCTGCACTTCAATCACCCCGACGAACTGACGCCGGAGGTCAAACGCGCCTGCGGCATGTTGGCCGATGCCGGGGTTCCCCTGGGGGCACAGACTGTGTTACTGAAAGGCGTGAACGATGACCCCGAGATCATGAAACGGCTGATGCACCAGTTGTTGTTGGCTCGAGTCAAGCCGTATTACCTGTATCAGGCTGACCTCACGAAGGGGACGAACCATTTCCGGACATCGGTCGAGACCGGTCTCCGGATCATCAAAGCCTTGCAAGGACATACGAGCGGCATGGCCGTTCCGCATTTTGTCATTGATGCGCCCGGCGGCGGAGGGAAAATCCCACTGCTTCCCGGGGATTATCTGGTCAATCTGGACGAAGATAGCGCGGTGCTGAGAAACTACGAAAACAATACGTACCACTACCCCCAACCCGGCTCCGCCCACGGGCGCGAGTTGCCGATGGTCGGCGCACACCCTTCCTGGGGCACAGCGGCGAATGGGTGCGACGGAGGGAGCGATCACCTGTGA